ATAGTCCTAAAAGCTGGCTTTTTAACATTTTCATTTCTCATTTTGCTTGCTCGGTCTTTGTGGTTCACATTATAATGAACAATGTTCACTTTAGGCAATGTTGTTTTCGAAAGAGAGGAGTATGTATGGATGATGATCGCATTTTAAATCCTTATAGTTTCGATGAGTTTTTAAACGTGCGAGAAAGTCTCGATTTCTACCGCTCAGACGCCTTCACTCAAAAGGCTTTCCGGCATTTTCCTCCGCCTTCGATAAGAGAGCAAGTTGATAAAGCCGCAAGCGAAATATCCCTTAAGGTTTCATTTAGATGGCGGAAGTTCGTTGAGCGTATGGCATCCTGGGATAGACGCCCCTGCATAATCCATTACGATGCCCACGGGCACAGAATAGACGAAATAATTAGACCCATGGAAACCGAGCTTCTCGAAAAAGAGATCTTTTCTGAAGCTCTCTTTTCCACCAAAACTCATCCCTGGGTTAGGCTTGCCAAGCTTTTCCTCGTTTACCAGCTTGGTGAAGCTTGTATCGCCTGCCCTCTTGTCTGCACCGAGGGACTTATCGCTCTTCTGGAACGCTATGCTGACACCCCTGAACTTAAACGAATCCTTGTTCACTGCCGTGAAGGTCTAGATGGAGATTTTGGCATAGGAGCACAATACCTTTCCGAAATTCAGGGCGGTTCTGATGTTCCATCAAACCGCGTCATGGCGATTAAAGAAGGTGATCATTGGAAGATTTACGGCGATAAATTCTTCTGTTCCGCTACCCACGCTGATTATGCCGTAGTCACAGCAAAACCAGAAGGTTCTCCCCATGTAGCTGCCTTCGTTGTTCCTTCCTGGGAAGTTCCTGACGGGAAGGCTAGAAAAAAGCGAAACAATTTTACTATAAACAGACTCAAGTGGAAGATGGGAACGGTGGAACTTCCTACAGCCGAGATCACTTTTAATGGAAGTATTGCATACCCTGTGGGTCCTCTTGATAAAGGACTTGCAAATGTTGTTGGTATTGTGCTCGCCTATTCTCGCATGACCGTTGGCCTTTCCAGTGCCGCTTTTATGATAAGGGGAGTTCGTGAGGCGCGCCTCTATGCCTCGTTTCGTGAAGCTTTTGGAACACGGCTGGAAAATTTCCCTCTGGTGGCAAGAACTCTCGATGAAATAGAAAACATTGCAAGAAGAAGCCTTGCAGGGGCCCTGAAGCTTTATTCGCTCTTTTTCGATCTTCCTGGAGGATTTCAAGGAGGACTAAAGCCCACTGATGAACCGCTTGATTTGTGGCGAAGAAGATTTGTAGTCCGTGAACTTGTTATGCTCCAAAAAATTACCGCTGCTCAAGATGCCCCCGATGTTCTCAGAAAAGCCATTTCTATATTTGGTGGTCACGGTGTAATAGAAGATTTTTCAGACCTTCCACGTCTATTTCGTGACTCCATAGTAAACGAACTCTGGGAAGGACCAAGAAATGTACTCCTTACCCAAATCTACAGGGATTTGCAGAGAGTGAGAGAGGGCGGATATTCTCCTGTTTTGTTTTGTCGTGATCTATTGGGAGATGGTCTTGGCAATGAGTTTGGAAAAGAATGCGATGAACTGGTTCAAAAGAATGTGCTGACAAGTCGTCATGAGTGTGGAAGATGGGATGATTTCTGTGCCAGATTGTGCTGGGCTTTCCAAAATAATGCGCTTCAAGAAGTTACTAGTTCAACAGAAGGTTAATTCCCAATTCCTAGTTCCTAATCCCTAATCCCTAATTCCTGGCTTCCAATTCCGCGCTCCAGGAAATTACTAATTTCAACAGGAGGAAATCTATGAAACATGCTTTCATGGAACTGCGGGAGGAAGAGCGAGAAAAGCGCAAAGAGCTCATACTAGATGCTGCCGAGAGAGTCTTTGGTTCGAAGTCCTTTAAAGATGTTGGAATGAGGGATATAGCCAAAGAACTAGGTGTTTCTGTAGGTGCTCTTTATCGCTACTTTCCGGATAAGCAATCGCTTTTCGTGGAAGCCTTCATGCGAGGTGCTAAAGAACTAATAGAACTTACCGAAAAAGCGATCGAAGAAAAAAGCGATCCGAAATCCATCGCTCGCCTTTATGTAAACTTCCTGCTGGAAAAGGACCATTATTTCAAAATGATGAGCCATTTCATGCTCGAGGGAAACCTCGAAGGAGAAGCCCTTGACCGGCTCAATTCCATGGAAAAACGTTTACTGGACGTCTTCCAGAAACTGTTTGAGTCTTCATGTTCGACACCTTTGAAAAGAATTATCGCTCATGCCTTCTTTGCAGCACTCAATGGAATCCTTATCACTTTTCGAAACTATCCCGGCAGAACCCCCGAAGAGGTTCGTTCCCACGTATATCGCCTCGCTGATTTGATAACGGCAATGTTCATACAAGGCACTAACATAGACATGAAAGGAGGCTATTATGAAAGCTCTAGTAGTTCATGAATTGTTAGGAAGAACAACATCGCTTTTCGGAAATCAAGAAATTGTTTCAGGATCAGTGCGGCTTACCTATAGAAGTTTTTATGAACGAGTCTGCCGCCTTGCATCAAGCCTTAAACGTATAGGTATAAAGAAAGGCACAGTAGTTGGAGTGTTGGACGCAAATACTCATCGCTATCTTGAACTGCACTACGCTCTTTCTATGGTGGGGGCTATTATCCACACTTTGAATTTTCGCCTTCCTGGTGAAGATCTTGTCTATACCATGGTGCACGCTGGCGATGAATGGATATGCGTATCAGATCTTTTTATTCAGGCAGTTAAACCGGTGGCGGAGCGTTTCCCAAATTGGATAATTATGAGCGACGACGAAAACCTTAAGCTTCCCGGTGCGTCTAATTCTTTTTCCTACGAAGAACTTGTTCGAAGTGGTGACTTTTTGGAGACCCCAGAGAAAGTTAGCGAAACTGATACTTACTCCATTTTTTACACCACTGGGACGACGGGAAGACCAAAGGGTATTCGCTATCGCCATCGCGATATCTTGCTGGGCTCTCTTCAACTCTGCCATCACCTGACAATTCATGAAACTGGCGCGCATATTGGAAGTTCCGATGTGATAATGCCGCTTATCCCGTTTTTCCACATCCACGGCTGGGGAACGGCTTTTTTCGGTCCTTACCTGGGGGCGAAGATGGTTTTGCCGGGAAGAGCTATTCCGTCTGAGCAAGCTGAAATCATTCATCGTGAAGGAGTTACCTGGCTTAACATGGTGCCTACACAGCTTCATATGTTGCTTGATGTTGAAAATTTTGGAAAAGTGAAGATTCTTACTGGTGGTAGTGCACTTCCAACGGGTCTTGCTCGCCAGGCTGTCTCACGTGGAGTTCGCTACAGCCTTATATATGGTGGATCAGATCAGTTGGGTGCTTCTATTTCTGTTGTTCCAGAAGGAAAAACTCTACCTTCTAGTTATTCCGAAGAATGGGAAATGCTTCGGACTCGCATGAGGCCTCTTCCTATGGTGGATATTTCCATACGGGACGAGAAAGGTTCTCCACTTCCTAATGACGGTAAAACCATTGGTGAAATCTGGGTTTCAAGCCCCTGGCTTCCTGAGGGTTATTACAACGATCCCGAGCGTTCTGCAGAGGCTTATCCACCGGAACACCCAGGCTGGTTTAAGACTGGCGATCTTGGAAGTCTAAGCCCTGATGGTTGGCTTACCGTAGCAGATCGTCAGAAAGATGCGATAAAAAGTGGCGGCGAATGGATTATGTCTTCTGTGCTCGAAGCGGTTATTTCAGAGCATCCCAAAGTTGCTATGGTGGCGGTTATACCTGTTCCTGATGATCGCTGGGGAGAACGTCCTTTGGCTGTTGTTAAGCCTAAGGAACCTGTATCTGATTCTGAGCTTAGGAGTTTTATTGAAAACAAGGTTTCGGAAGGTCGAATAGCCAAATTCTGGATTCCCGATAGATTCTTAATAGTTGAAGAAATCCCTGTTACCAGCGCAGGTAAGCTTAACAAAGAACAACTCAGGAAAATCTATCGATAACCAGGAGGGAAAAACATGATGGACCATCTTCTTACGGATGCTCAAAAGGCTTGGCGGGACGAGGTACGAGACTTTGTCAAATCCGTTCCCCGTCAGATGATCATTGATATGGACGCTGATAAGATCAAGTTTCCAAAGGAGTTTCTGCAAGAAGCTGCTCGGAGAAATCTTTTAGGCTGTCGCTATCCAAAAAAGTGGGGCGGACGTGAAATGGACTGGGTTAGCACCTGTGTGGCTATGGAAGAGGTTGGCACTCTGGGATACATATTTGCCTGTGTCTTTGGGGTTGGTGCTGAACTCGTGTGTGATGCAATAGTAATTCATGGCACAGATGAACAGAAGGAACGCTACGTTAAGCCGCTTCTTCGAGGGGAACTCTTCGCTGCTGAATGCCTTACCGAACCCCGCGGTGGATCTGACTTCTTTGGCACCACAACTTACGCCGTAGATAAAGGCGATTATTTCCTTCTAAATGGTCAGAAACGATTTATCGTGGGAGGTGAAGGGGCAGATTATTTCCTTGTTTATGCTCGCACAAACCCGGATGTTGATCCCCATCATGGGATTACATGCTTTATCGTCGATAGAGGACCCGGTGTCGAAACGAAATATTTGTATGGGCTTATGGGATGCCGGGGGGGCGGCACAAGCAGACTGGTGTTTCGAGATGTGAAAGTCCCGAAAGAAAACGTGCTGGGCAAGGTTAATGGTGGTTACGAAGTTTTTAAGACAATGATGATCCCTGAAAGACTTGGCACGGCAGCGATGACAATCGGAGCCGCCAGGCCGGCTCTGGAAATTGCCACGGGTTATTCTACTCGTAGGAAAGCCTTTGGAAAACCAATTTATGAGTTTCAAGGCGTGAGTTTTCAGATTGCCGAAGCTGTTATGCTCCTTGATGCATCTAGAACAATGGTTTACTCAACCGCTCGAGCTGTTGATCAAAAAGCGCCTGAAAACTACGTAAGGCGGCTTATATCGGAGACGAAGAAATTTGTCACA
This window of the Thermodesulforhabdaceae bacterium genome carries:
- a CDS encoding TetR/AcrR family transcriptional regulator — encoded protein: MKHAFMELREEEREKRKELILDAAERVFGSKSFKDVGMRDIAKELGVSVGALYRYFPDKQSLFVEAFMRGAKELIELTEKAIEEKSDPKSIARLYVNFLLEKDHYFKMMSHFMLEGNLEGEALDRLNSMEKRLLDVFQKLFESSCSTPLKRIIAHAFFAALNGILITFRNYPGRTPEEVRSHVYRLADLITAMFIQGTNIDMKGGYYESSSSS
- a CDS encoding acyl-CoA dehydrogenase family protein; protein product: MMDHLLTDAQKAWRDEVRDFVKSVPRQMIIDMDADKIKFPKEFLQEAARRNLLGCRYPKKWGGREMDWVSTCVAMEEVGTLGYIFACVFGVGAELVCDAIVIHGTDEQKERYVKPLLRGELFAAECLTEPRGGSDFFGTTTYAVDKGDYFLLNGQKRFIVGGEGADYFLVYARTNPDVDPHHGITCFIVDRGPGVETKYLYGLMGCRGGGTSRLVFRDVKVPKENVLGKVNGGYEVFKTMMIPERLGTAAMTIGAARPALEIATGYSTRRKAFGKPIYEFQGVSFQIAEAVMLLDASRTMVYSTARAVDQKAPENYVRRLISETKKFVTESCQKVVHNAMQVMGGIGYTNIFPIERIYRDIRLASIWTGTNEIMSVVTAHEWYKEYWKIKQLGLTRDCEQDAPEAHAEEEKVYE
- a CDS encoding acyl-CoA dehydrogenase family protein, whose translation is MDDDRILNPYSFDEFLNVRESLDFYRSDAFTQKAFRHFPPPSIREQVDKAASEISLKVSFRWRKFVERMASWDRRPCIIHYDAHGHRIDEIIRPMETELLEKEIFSEALFSTKTHPWVRLAKLFLVYQLGEACIACPLVCTEGLIALLERYADTPELKRILVHCREGLDGDFGIGAQYLSEIQGGSDVPSNRVMAIKEGDHWKIYGDKFFCSATHADYAVVTAKPEGSPHVAAFVVPSWEVPDGKARKKRNNFTINRLKWKMGTVELPTAEITFNGSIAYPVGPLDKGLANVVGIVLAYSRMTVGLSSAAFMIRGVREARLYASFREAFGTRLENFPLVARTLDEIENIARRSLAGALKLYSLFFDLPGGFQGGLKPTDEPLDLWRRRFVVRELVMLQKITAAQDAPDVLRKAISIFGGHGVIEDFSDLPRLFRDSIVNELWEGPRNVLLTQIYRDLQRVREGGYSPVLFCRDLLGDGLGNEFGKECDELVQKNVLTSRHECGRWDDFCARLCWAFQNNALQEVTSSTEG
- a CDS encoding AMP-binding protein — protein: MKALVVHELLGRTTSLFGNQEIVSGSVRLTYRSFYERVCRLASSLKRIGIKKGTVVGVLDANTHRYLELHYALSMVGAIIHTLNFRLPGEDLVYTMVHAGDEWICVSDLFIQAVKPVAERFPNWIIMSDDENLKLPGASNSFSYEELVRSGDFLETPEKVSETDTYSIFYTTGTTGRPKGIRYRHRDILLGSLQLCHHLTIHETGAHIGSSDVIMPLIPFFHIHGWGTAFFGPYLGAKMVLPGRAIPSEQAEIIHREGVTWLNMVPTQLHMLLDVENFGKVKILTGGSALPTGLARQAVSRGVRYSLIYGGSDQLGASISVVPEGKTLPSSYSEEWEMLRTRMRPLPMVDISIRDEKGSPLPNDGKTIGEIWVSSPWLPEGYYNDPERSAEAYPPEHPGWFKTGDLGSLSPDGWLTVADRQKDAIKSGGEWIMSSVLEAVISEHPKVAMVAVIPVPDDRWGERPLAVVKPKEPVSDSELRSFIENKVSEGRIAKFWIPDRFLIVEEIPVTSAGKLNKEQLRKIYR